The Macadamia integrifolia cultivar HAES 741 unplaced genomic scaffold, SCU_Mint_v3 scaffold2219, whole genome shotgun sequence genome has a window encoding:
- the LOC122066078 gene encoding cytochrome P450 CYP736A12-like produces MNVKNARHALKARRAYFTSSIPLVSSWSIPVLLAVLFGWLWYLSIHLRHASRAKQQSDDRRRLPPGPRGLPVLGNLLMLGDLPHRTLHQMAQKYGPIMYIRLGLVPTMVVSSSQAAELFLKTHDIVFAGRPYSMGTQYISYGNKGLAFSQYGTYWRNMKKLLAKELLSAAKVDSFKKKRREEMGLFVRSLREAAEAGAVVDMSAKVGSLIENMIFPMLIGNQVDNVHLKSVFEEFLKLLGAFNLADFIPYIGKLDLQGLGRRMKEVSKVFDEVLEKIIDEHINNPKDSEDNQKDFIDVMLSLMVDSKHKNIVEQDQGYMIDRTSIKAIILDMIVAATDTTSVTAEWTLSELLRHPKVMKRLQEELMNKVGIDRQVEEDDLVKLEYLDMVVKETMRLHPVAPFLLPHESLEDITINGYHIPKKSRVIINAWAIQRDPNVWSTYDNAEKFLPERFIGTDIDIKGRDFQLIPFGSGRRGCSGIYLGLTIVKLVLGQLVHGFGMELPNGLSPEDLDMTEKFSLVVPRANHLLIVPMLRV; encoded by the exons atgaaTGTGAAAAACGCAAGGCATGCCTTAAAGGCTCGGAGAG CTTACTTCACATCTTCAATTCCACTAGTGTCTTCTTGGAGTATTCCAGTTCTCTTAGCAGTACTGTTTGGATGGCTCTGGTATTTATCGATCCATCTCCGGCATGCATCAAGGGCCAAGCAACAAAGTGATGATCGTCGTCGACTACCGCCGGGTCCTCGGGGGCTTCCAGTTCTAGGCAATCTTCTCATGTTGGGTGATCTCCCTCACCGTACCCTCCATCAAATGGCCCAGAAGTATGGACCCATCATGTACATCAGGCTTGGCCTGGTACCAACTATGGTGGTGTCATCTTCTCAGGCAGCTGAGTTATTCCTCAAGACCCATGACATCGTCTTTGCAGGTAGACCTTACAGTATGGGTACCCAGTATATATCTTATGGGAACAAAGGCCTAGCTTTCTCACAATATGGCACATATTGGCGCAACATGAAAAAGCTGCTCGCCAAAGAACTGCTAAGTGCAGCAAAGGTTGATTCattcaagaagaagagaagggaggagaTGGGCCTCTTTGTTAGATCTCTTAGGGAGGCTGCCGAAGCTGGTGCAGTGGTTGATATGAGTGCCAAGGTGGGATCGCTGATTGAGAATATGATCTTCCCGATGCTGATTGGTAACCAGGTTGATAATGTCCACCTAAAATCAGTTTTTGAGGAATTCCTCAAGCTTCTTGGGGCTTTTAACTTGGCTGATTTCATTCCCTATATCGGAAAACTTGACCTTCAG GGACTCGGCCGTCGCATGAAGGAAGTTAGCAAAGTCTTTGATGAGgttttggagaagatcattGATGAGCACATAAACAATCCTAAAGACAGTGAAGATAACCAGAAGGACTTCATTGATGTGATGCTATCTTTGATGGTGGATTCAAAACATAAGAATATTGTAGAACAAGACCAAGGCTACATGATCGATCGGACTAGTATAAAAGCAATTATTTTAGATATGATTGTGGCTGCAACAGACACAACTTCTGTCACAGCTGAATGGACCCTTTCTGAACTCTTAAGGCATCCTAAGGTGATGAAAAGGCTTCAGGAAGAGTTGATGAATAAAGTTGGCATAGATCGACAAGTGGAGGAAGATGATTTAGTTAAGCTAGAGTACTTGGACATGGTGGTGAAGGAAACCATGAGGCTTCACCCTGTTGCTCCATTCCTATTGCCCCATGAGTCTTTGGAAGACATAACAATCAATGGATACCATATACCAAAGAAGTCTCGTGTGATTATAAATGCATGGGCAATTCAAAGGGACCCTAATGTGTGGTCAACTTATGATAATGCTGAAAAATTCTTGCCTGAAAGATTTATAGGAACTGATATTGATATCAAAGGACGTGACTTCCAACTTATCCCATTTGGATCAGGTCGTAGAGGATGTTCTGGTATATATCTGGGCCTAACAATCGTGAAACTAGTACTTGGACAATTGGTTCATGGTTTCGGTATGGAGTTACCCAATGGCTTATCACCTGAGGACTTGGACATGACTGAGAAGTTTAGCTTAGTTGTTCCAAGAGCCAATCATCTACTTATTGTTCCAATGTTACGTGTATGA
- the LOC122066080 gene encoding cytochrome P450 71AU50-like — MKALNKVSDEFLEKIIDEHIQVAKDHQNNFKGDFIDVMLPLMMESKNAAEDEQCYMIDRTNFKAIILDMLAAAMDTSSITVEWSLFELLRHPKVLRKLQEELNDKVGIDRLVEEEDLVKLNYLDMVVKEVMRLHPVAPLLLPHESMKDTTINGYHIPKKSRVIINVWAIQRDPTIWSDNAEEFLPERLIGTDINVRGRDFQLMPFGSGCRGCPGLHLGLVVVKLVVAQLVHCFDRELPSGMSPSDLDMTEQFSLSVGRANHLLAIPTYRLLSGNK; from the coding sequence ATGAAGGCACTGAACAAAGTTTCTGATGAATTCTTGGAGAAGATCATTGATGAACACATACAGGTTGCTAAAGACCACCAAAATAACTTCAAGGGAGACTTCATCGATGTAATGCTACCATTAATGATGGAATCCAAAAATGCAGCAGAGGATGAACAATGCTATATGATCGACCGAACCAATTTTAAAGCAATCATTTTAGACATGCTTGCGGCTGCAATGGACACATCTTCTATCACAGTTGAATGGTCACTTTTCGAACTGTTAAGGCATCCAAAGGTGTTGAGGAAGCTCCAAGAAGAGTTGAATGATAAAGTAGGCATAGATCGGCTAGTTGAAGAGGAGGATTTAGTGAAGCTGAACTACTTGGACATGGTGGTGAAGGAAGTCATGAGGCTTCACCCTGTTGCTCCATTGCTTCTGCCCCATGAGTCCATGAAAGATACAACAATCAATGGATACCATATACCCAAGAAATCTCGTGTCATTATAAATGTTTGGGCAATTCAACGAGACCCAACTATATGGTCAGATAATGCTGAAGAATTCTTACCTGAAAGGCTCATCGGCACTGATATCAACGTTCGGGGACGTGATTTCCAACTTATGCCATTTGGATCAGGTTGTAGGGGGTGTCCTGGCCTTCATTTGGGCTTGGTTGTTGTTAAACTGGTGGTTGCACAACTAGTACACTGCTTTGATCGGGAGCTACCTAGTGGCATGTCACCAAGTGACTTGGACATGACTGAGCAGTTTAGCCTATCAGTTGGAAGAGCCAACCATTTACTTGCTATTCCTACTTATCGCCTTTTGAGTGGCAACAAGTAA